One Anolis carolinensis isolate JA03-04 unplaced genomic scaffold, rAnoCar3.1.pri scaffold_13, whole genome shotgun sequence genomic window, acctcaagattgaacttcaaagactctggcagaaaccagtgcaggtggttccggtggtgatgggcacactgggtgctgtgccaaaagatctcagccggcattcggaaacaatagacattgacaaaattacgatctgccaactgcaaaaggccaccctactgggatctgggtgcatcatccaaaaacacatcagacagtcctagacacttgggaagtgttcgacttgtgattttgtgaaacgaaatccagcatatctatcttgtttgctgtgtcatacaataaaatataataataaaggccaccttactgggatctgctcacattattcgccaatacatcacacagtcctagacacctaggacatccagcatatctattttgtttgctgtgtcataatataataataataataataataataataataataataataataataataataataataatgtgatctgtgcgcatcatctgaaaatacatcacacagtcctagacacctgggaagtgttcgacttgtgattttgtgaaatgaaatctagtatatctatcttgtttgctgtgtcatacttataataatgtGAAAATTGAAGGAAGGATGGTGCAAAGATGGGGCTGATACCTAGCAGGCTTCACCCGTCATCTGGTGCCAGGAACCCCCCAGGGGCAGGCTATGTTTCCTGCCCCACAGAGCCTTAGAAGACCTGCTTCCCAAGGGGGGTTTCCCACTCCCTCCAAAACAGGCAGCTAATGGGCAAGGCTTTCCCATCAGTATCTGCCCCACTCTCACCTTTCAGGAGGGGCGGCTGGTTCTCTGCCACAAAGACGGGGGGTGCCCTGGGCCCACCTTCCCTCAGCGGGGTCTTCCCTgtggtctcctcctcctcctctgacccAGAGGCCAGGAGCCAAGTGCTAGCAACCGGGGGCTCCTCCCTGGCGACGCTGCCCGGGTCGGGGGCCGTCATGGGGGGCCAGGTGTTCCAAAAGCCCTGGGGGGTCCCGGACAGAGAGGTGACCTCTTCCATGGGTCCAGATGCCACTTCCCAACTGTGAGTCCTGTCCAGAGATGTCTCTTGGGTTGCAGAGCGATACTCGGGCACCATGGTTGCATTTTTGGGACGCAGATTGGAAGATGTTGCCATTTTGGGGGGCAGTTCTGTATCCTGGGCCTCCTCCGTGGCATGGGAGGTGCCTATGGGCCACCCGTTTGTCCCCAGAGTCCGGCCAATGGGGGTCCCTGCCGTCACAGATCCTGACGGAGTCCCTTCTTGCTCTGCAGAAGGAGAGGGAAGCCTATATGGCCTCTCCGTGGGGTCTATCGACACCCGAGGACTGTCTGCAACCTCGGTGGGGTTGGGGTCCAGTTCAGCATGTGTGGACCGGCTGTGGGGGGTCTGTGTTGGCTGTCCTTTTGCAGAGGATTCCAGTGGGGTCTGGAGAGTTCCCATTTCTTCTCCCGAGGTGGGTGACTCTTCTGCAACATCCGAAGATGGCAAAGCTCCCAGGCTGCCCTGAGAGGGGTCCGCCGACCCATTGGGAGCATCCAGAGAGAGCCAGTCCTGGTTGGTGGGCAACGGGAGCAAGCCAGGGGTCCGAGAGTCATCAGAAGACCCCACTCCAAGGATAAGGGTAGGGTTGGGACTATTGCTGGAGGATCTTGTCCAATAtggagatgaggaggaggaggaggaggaggaggaggactctgCAGATGGGGATGCCGTTGGAACGCCTGCCGGGGTTTCTGTGCCATTTCTGCTCTCCTGCATAAAGGCTGTTGTCCCAACTGAGCTCCCAAACAAACCATCCTGAGGCACATCCCCctcctctttggccattgaggGACCAAAGCCTTCTTCGCCGGACTTTGGGGACGCTGGGTGCACATAGATCCAATGCTTTGGAGGTTGGCTTTGGAGGAAGAGGCCTGGCTTTGTTTCCAGTCCTACAGAGTCCTCACTAACCTGTACTTTTCCTGTAGCCATCCATTGAGAGCTCTGAGCGGATGTCGAGGCCACTTCTATTCTATTTGCCCTTTGCCTTGAGGTTGTAGAGCGGGGAAGAGCTGGCTCAATGGCCGGCTGCTGTGTCCAAGCGAGAATCGTGCCCCCGACCTGGACCGTGGGGTTGCAGAATCTCCCATAGTTGCAAGGAGTCTCCGTTGGAGCCCCCTCTGACCCTTCAGCTGTGGTGGAGCTGGATCTCTCATCCTTAGTGTCTTTAGTCCTTTTTTCAGCCTCGGTCCAGCTGCCCAGAAGCGGTGGCAAGGACATCTGAGCGGAGGGTAGTAAGCCTGCAAAGCCAGGGCTGGGGTCTCCTTGCGAGGTAGGCGAGGGGGTTGGTGCTGCTTCTGTGGCATCTTTGGGGTAAACAGAAGCAGGGAGCAAGGCCAGCATGGGAAGGAGGGTGACGAACCTGGTCGGGACCAGAGGCAGGGGCAAACGGGGGTGGCCATTGCTTCCCGAGACACCCAGGGACTCCTTGCTCTCCACTGTTCCGGGGATTCGAGGCCTCCTCGTTGCCCGGTCTACTGATTCAGTGGGAGATTCTCTATGCAGACCAGTGGACAATGCTGGCAAAGTTGGTTGTGGTCGAAGAGAGGGGAAGAGAGCCCGTGCAGAAGCCCCGGAAGAGAGGAGAGGGTCCTGTTGAGCCGCTTGAGATCTCCTTGGCATCTTCATGGTGTTCGGCGTTCGGCTGGGAGACCCCTGAAGCCCGGAGACCTCTGACACTGCAGGGGAGCAAAGACATcgccatcatcaccatcaccaccatcattgccatcatcatcatcatcatcatcacaatcatcatcaccatcgccATAATCCTCATTACCATCGTCATTATCATCAtacccatcatcctcatcactatcagcacAACCATCATCACCACAATCATCGTCACCATCATCATGATCCTCATTAGCATCGTCATTATCATCCTATCCATCATCCTAATCACTATCATCACTaccatcaggcctgtagcgagggggtggttttaggggttcaaccccccccccccgaagtttttcaggttataaaaaaaacctggtttactcatgaattttaactggttaaccaaatccccatactAAGTCTATGAgtcgcaaaacattaagagtccctccaggcactatcccaagcagatattgacaggtttgtagcagggaggggtatgtgctaggggtttaactccccccccccccccgaaattttcaaactcccccctccccgccgaattttttttctggctacggccctgactaccataataataataataataataataataataataataataataataataataataataataatatcagccgctatcaggacctcaagattgaacttcaaagactctggcagaaaccagtgcaggtggtcctggtggtgatgggcacactgggtgccgtgccaaaagatctcagccggcatttggaaacaatagacattgacaaaatcacgatctgccaactgcaaaaggccaccctactgggatctgcacgcatcatccgaaaatacatcacacagtcctagacacttgggaagtgttcgacttgtgattttgtgatacgaaatccaacatatctatcttgtttgctgtgtcataataaaataataataataataacaataataataataataataataataattttattcttgtaccccgcctctatctccctgcagggactcagggcggcttacaaatgcaaaacaagtatacatacataaaacatcaaataccaaaaacacaTGAATGAAAAATGTTGGTAATCATCCTCATTACCAACATGAATTGTATTTACTATCTGCCTCTCCATAAAAGGgatcccctggtggtgcagcatgttaaagtgctg contains:
- the LOC103281551 gene encoding mucin-5AC codes for the protein MHPGGRSMGSILFFLLLLLLGAVSEVSGLQGSPSRTPNTMKMPRRSQAAQQDPLLSSGASARALFPSLRPQPTLPALSTGLHRESPTESVDRATRRPRIPGTVESKESLGVSGSNGHPRLPLPLVPTRFVTLLPMLALLPASVYPKDATEAAPTPSPTSQGDPSPGFAGLLPSAQMSLPPLLGSWTEAEKRTKDTKDERSSSTTAEGSEGAPTETPCNYGRFCNPTVQVGGTILAWTQQPAIEPALPRSTTSRQRANRIEVASTSAQSSQWMATGKVQVSEDSVGLETKPGLFLQSQPPKHWIYVHPASPKSGEEGFGPSMAKEEGDVPQDGLFGSSVGTTAFMQESRNGTETPAGVPTASPSAESSSSSSSSSSSPYWTRSSSNSPNPTLILGVGSSDDSRTPGLLPLPTNQDWLSLDAPNGSADPSQGSLGALPSSDVAEESPTSGEEMGTLQTPLESSAKGQPTQTPHSRSTHAELDPNPTEVADSPRVSIDPTERPYRLPSPSAEQEGTPSGSVTAGTPIGRTLGTNGWPIGTSHATEEAQDTELPPKMATSSNLRPKNATMVPEYRSATQETSLDRTHSWEVASGPMEEVTSLSGTPQGFWNTWPPMTAPDPGSVAREEPPVASTWLLASGSEEEEETTGKTPLREGGPRAPPVFVAENQPPLLKAALLRVSCELVLDMDFSRSLRNPESAEYQSLVLSINETVTPLLASLPGFQWLEVKTIRPGSVVVEFDALFLAKAPGLWAALDRSALSERLPAGLWVGNASLLRSRTQERHLDPCATLFSCHEGYECVAATEGALASAACVSVCHRDYCKNQGICTHAANQTPVCQCPVGSDFWFLGLRCDFRVTQQGVLGVACGLLLSLVVLGLAVAGLVIRRVRLLLLEARADQTKSSYRRFCRLDDVSAHYWSEPWLASASSLDNPAFSNSEELLHLQILDTGCYGTQEEPLAPGGYGNPIHGNLHLGSMGRPSSALRWEESSLGANDPMIDSGKASEVSVCSWPLEPIQWSPFPGLQRPNREPTPKSPRPLSCCEGMELVSLERSWTA